The following nucleotide sequence is from Pseudomonas sessilinigenes.
TGCCGGCCAGCAGGGTGCTCAGGCCATTGAATTGCGGCACCGCCAGCACCACGTGGCGCTTGCGCCCGAGTTTCTCCAGCTCTTCATCGATGAAACCGCTGAGGTCGCCGGCGAACGACACCAGGGCGTGGGGGCGGGCGCAGAAGTCGTCCAGGCTCAGGGGGCCGGGCATGGTGTCGGCGCGCAGCAGCTTGGGCATGCTGCGGCGCAGGACCTTGCGCTTGGCATTGGCTGGCAGGTCGGTGGTGTAGCTGACGCCGATGGATATCTCCCCGGAAGCCAGCAGCGAGGGCATCAGCAGGTAGTTGGTCCGGCGTACTACCAGGACGATGCCCGGGGCCTCGGCGCGCAGGCGCTTGAGCAGCATCGGCAGCAGGGCGAACTCGACGTCGTCGGACAGGCCGATGCGAAACACCGCGGTGCTGGTGGCCGGGTCGAATTCGGCGGCGCGGCTCACGGCAGTGGAGATCGAGTCCAGCGCCGGAGACAACAGGGCGAAGATCTCCACGGCTCGGGCGGTAGGCTCCATGCTGCGGCCGGTGCGCACGAACAGCGGGTCGTCGAACAGATTGCGCAGGCGCGAGAGGGCCGCGCTGATGGCGGGCTGGCCAAGGAACAGCTTTTCGGCGGCGCGGGTCACACTGCGTTCGTGCATCAATGTTTCGAACACGATCAACAGGTTCAGGTCGACACGACGCAGGTCATTACGATTCATCTGGAGTCCTGGCAGAGTCAGCGAGCTTGACGGGAGCGGCCATATCGAAACAATGGCCGGCGTGAATCTTACGGGTAAAGGCTGCTACTCTGCACCGGCTAATTGCCTGGATCGCCCCATGGAGAGCGCCCGACCCCGATTTTCAAGGGCCTGGAATCGATGACAGGCATGTCGACTATTAATCAGCACTGATAGTCTTGCTTTCAAAGCCCGGATAAAGTCCGCGGCATTAGAGGTTTTTTTTGACGAGGTTTGCGATGTCCCGCGCGATTCGTTTTCACAAGTTTGGACCGGCCGAGGTGCTCAAGTGCGAAGAGCATGCGGCCTCGTTGCCTGCGCCAGGCGAAGTGCAGGTACGAGTCGAAGCCATCGGTATCAGCTGGTATGACGTGCTCTGGCGGCAGAACCTGGCTTCCTCCCATGCCCGGTTGCCTTCTGGCCTGGGCCATGAGATGGCCGGTGTGGTCACCGCCGTGGGCGAGGGCGTCGAGGACCTGGCAGTGGGCGACAAGGTCGCCAGCTTTCCTGCCGAAAGTCCCAATGACTACCCGGTGTATGGCGAGCAGATCGTCCTGCCACGCTCGGCCCTGACTCGTTATCCGGAGGTCCTGAGCCCGATCGAGGCGGCCGTGCACTACACGCCGCTGCTGATCGCCTACTTTGCCTATGCCGACCTGGCGCGGGTCAAGCCTGGGCAGTTCGCCCTGGTTACCGATGCCAGCCATTGCGCCGGCCCGTCCTTCGTCCAACTGGGCAAGGCCCTGGGCGTGCGGGTGATTGCCGTCACCAAGACCGCCGAGGAGCGCGAGTACCTGCTGTCCCTCGGTGCGGAGAAGGTGATCGTCACCGAAGAACAGGACTTGCTGATGCAGGTCAACAAGCTCACGGACAGTCGTGGCGTCGATGTGGTGTTCGATGGCCTCGGCGGGCCGCAGATGTCCATGCTCGGCGATGTCCTGGCGCCTCGCGGCAGCCTGGTGCTGTACGGCCTGCAAGGCGGCAACCAGACACCGTTCCCGGCTTGCGCGGCGTTCCAGAAGAACATTCAGTTCTTCGTGCACTGCATCGGCAACTTCACCGGTAAACCCGAACTGGGGATCACCCAGGACCAGGCGGCCTTGCAACGGGCGCTGCGTGATATCAACCAGTTGACTACCGACCGGGTGCTGGTGCCATTGAAGACCCGGGTCTTCCCGTTCAGCGAGTTTGTCCAGGCGCACCGCTATATGGACGAATGTCCATGCCGCGAGCGGGTCGCACTGCAGGTCGAACCGGCCTGATTCCCCGACGCCAGGCTTCGCTTTCGAAGCCTGGCGTTCTTGTTCCTGCCTTCCTGGCAAATGCTTGCCTGTTGCTCTTGCCCATACATTTTCCTGGCGTTGCGCACCCCCTGGGTTCGTGGCAAATGTTGCCGTGGCCGACGGATAGATTCCATCGCGCTGCGGTCAAACTGCCAGTAAACTGCGCGGCATTCTCGAACCACCCATCTTTTGAGGTTTTGCATGACTCTCAGTCCTTTTGCGGGCAAACCGGCACCAACCCAGTTGTTGGTGGATATCCCGCGACTGGTTACGGCTTACTACACCGGTCAGCCTGATGCATCGGTCCCTACCCAGCGCGTGGCGTTCGGCACCTCCGGGCATCGTGGCAGCTCGTTCGACCTGAGTTTCAACGAGTGGCATGTCCTGGCCATCAGCCAGGCCATCTGCCTGTACCGCGAAGCCCAGGGTATCGATGGTCCGCTGTTCCTGGGGATCGATACCCATGCTCTCTCGACCCCGGCCGGTGCCAGCGCCCTGGAGGTCCTGGCTGCCAATGGCGTGACCGTGATGATCGCCGAAGGCGACGAATACACCCCGACGCCCGCCGTCTCCCATGCCATCCTCTGCTACAACCGCGGCCGCACTTCGGGCCTGGCGGACGGTATCGTCATCACACCGTCGCACAATCCGCCGCAAAGCGGCGGCTTCAAGTACAACCCCACCAACGGCGGCCCGGCCGATACCCACATCACCAAGTGGATCGAGGCCAAGGCCAACGAACTGCTGGCGGCCCGGCTGGCCGGGGTCAAGCGCATCAGCTTTGAGCAGGCGCTGAAGGCCGACACCACTCATCGCCATGACTACGTCAATACCTATGTCGCCGACCTGATCAACGTCATCGACCTGGATGCCATCCGCAATGCCAAGCTGCGCCTGGGCGTGGACCCGCTGGGTGGAGCAGGGGTGCGCTACTGGTCGGCGATCGCCGAGCACTACAAGCTGGACCTGGATGTGGTGAACCGCGAGGTGGACGCGACGTTCCGCTTCATGTCGGTGGACTGGGACGGGCAGATCCGCATGGACCCATCCTCCAGCCACGCCATGCAGGGCCTGATCGGCTTGAAGGAGCGCTTCGACGTGGCCTTCGCCTGCGACCCGGACCATGACCGTCACGGCATCGTCACTCCGAGCGGTGGCCTGCTGGCGCCGAACAACTACCTGGCGGTATCCATCGACTACCTGTTCCAGAATCGTCCGCAATGGCGCGCTGATGCCGCGGTAGGCAAGACCGTGGTCAGCAGCGGCTTGATCGACCGTGTGGCGGCCCGCCTGGGCCGGCGCTTGTATGAAGTGCCGGTGGGCTTCAAGTGGTTTGCCGACGGCTTGTTCGATGGCTCCCTGGGCTTTGGCGGCGAAGAAAGCGCTGGGGCTTCGTTCCTGCGCAGGGATGGCGGTGTGTGGTGCACCGACAAGGACGGCCTGATCCCGGCATTGCTGGCGGCGGAAATGACCGCCCGTACGGGGCGCGATCCGAGCCAGGCCTATCGTGCATTGTGCGATGAGCTGGGCGAGCCGTTCTCGGTGCGGGTCGATGCCAAGGCCAACCCGCAGCAGAAGGCGTTGCTCAGCAAGCTGTCGCCACAGCAGGTGACCTCCACTGAGCTGGCGGGCGAGCCGATCCAGCAGATCCTCAGCCACGCTCCGGGCAACGACCAGGCCATTGGCGGCTTGAAGGTAATGACCGAGAACGGCTGGTTCGCCGCGCGGCCATCCGGTACCGAGGACATCTACAAGATCTACGCCGAAAGCTTCATCGGCGATGATCACCTCAAGCAATTGGTGCAGCAAGCCCAGGCCCTGGTGGATGGCGCCATCAGTGGCAACTGATCAGGCGATTGCCGGCAAATAAAAAGGGGCGACCATCTCGGTCGCCCCTTTTTTATTTGCCGCTGTGTCGCGCCTAGTCTCAGGCCAGGTCCACCAGGACGATCTCGCTGTCCTGTACTGCGGTTACCCGTAGCACCTGTTCATCCTGCACGGCGACGCCGTCTCGAGCTTCGGCGCGCAAGCCATTGATCTCGATGATCCCGGTGGCCGGCACCAGGTAGGCCCGGCGCCCGGCGTCCAGGCGATACTCGGCGCTTTCACCGGCCTTGAGGTTGGCTGCCACCAACCGCGCATCGGCACGGATACGCAGGCTCTCCACGTCGCCATCCTTGCCGCTGGCCAGGGTCACGAAGCCTTCACGTTGCCCCTTGGGAAACGGTTTGGCGCCCCAGGAAGGCGCAGAACCGGCCTGGTTGGGGATGATCCAGATCTGGAAGATCTTGGTTGGCGTGTCTTCCAGGTTGTACTCGCTGTGGGCGATGCCGGTGCCGGCACTCATCACCTGCACGTCGCCCGCCTCGGTACGCCCCTTGTTGCCCAGGTTGTCCTGATGGCTTATGGCGCCTTCGCGCACATAGGTGATGATCTCCATATCCCGGTGCGGATGCTGCGGGAAGCCGGTGCCGGGGGCGATCACATCGTCGTTCCAGACCCGCAGGTTGCCCCAGTGCATGCGTTCGGGATCGTAGTACTCGGCAAAGGAAAAGTGGTGATGGGCATCCAGCCAGCCGTGGTTGGCGCCGCCCAGGGAACTGAAGGGTCTGAGTTCAAGCATGATCGTCTCCTCGTCAGGGTTCGTCATGGCACGTTGCGTCTGGCCAAAAACGATAACCGTTGGTTGATGGCGAGCATCATCTATCAGTCATTGATCGATAAAAAGCGCAAAAAATACCGTAATCCAATCGATAAATTAGATATTTTTTAGACTGACAAAGAGGGTGCCGAATCTCCGGTTCATCGTTTAAGTTGATGACTTGCAAGCAATTGACTGGATGCTGCGAGAAAATCCGGCGACCATAACCGCTCAAGCCTCACACCCTGGAGTCCGCGTGTCGCAACACACCCCCGATCTACCTCCCGAACTCATGCCACTGGCGCAGATGCCGTTGCTCAAGCGCCTGGCAGCGCGTTTCTTCGGTCATGGCCTGAGTCGCCTGCGGGCCCAGCATCGGGCGTCCTGGCTGCATGGCCAGGCGGATGGCTTTCGCAGTGGCCATACGGCAGGGGTGGAGTACGGTTACCGGGAAGGACGCTTGGAGGGCTTGGAGGAAGGCCGGCAGGTCTTGCTGATTCGCGACAGTCGCAATACCGAGCACAGGCCCCCGGGCGTGGACGACCGCCTGTTCGACGATTGGCGCCTGCCCCTGGGGGCCGAGCTGAAGAAGCGCTTCAAGGCCGATGTCGCGCGCTTGCTGGCGCCCGAGGCCCAGCCCAGCGCCGCGCAATGGAAAATGATCTTCAGCGATACTCCAGCCACCGCGGTGATCGCCGGGGCCGGGGCCGGCAAGTCGACCTCGCTGGTGCTGCGCCTGCTGTTGCTCCATCACTACCTGGGGTTCGAGCTGGACTCCATGACCGTGGTGACCTTCACCCGGGAGTCGCGCAAGGATTTCATCGCCAAGCTGATACAGGTGTTCGCCCTGTGGGGCCGGCAACTGGATGCCCGGCAGGCCCGGGACCTGGTGCGCACCTTCCATTCACGGATCCTGCCCATGGTCCGCAGCCTGCCGGGGTTCGAACGGCTGCAGGCCTTCGAGAACCTCAACGAGCGGCAGCCGGGCCTCGACGCCGAGGTGGACAGCAACCCCTTCGACCTGCGTATCAACGATGCCCAGCGCAAGCACCTCAACGCCTGCTATCAGGGGCTGTATAACAGCGACGAGCGCTTTCGCCTGGCCTTGAAACCGCTGTTGCGCCATGCCCTGCAGCTCAAGGAGCTGGAGCGTGATCACCCGGATGTGCAAAAGCGCATGGCCGTCACCGAGCTGGCGGCCAAGCGCGACGAGGAACTGTGCGACGCAGTGGAGGACTTGTGGTTCAGGGCCGGGGCCTGGCCGATCAAGGGCATCGAACCCAAGCGTCAACGCTTCGAGATCAACGGCGCATCGTTCCACTGCCATGGTTACTGCGCCGAACTCGATGCCTGGGTGGTGCTGGGCTTCGACCCGCGGGAAAACCCGCAGATCACCCGGCCCGGGGCCAAGCTGAGTGTCCGTGCGGAGTGGGCGGTAAAGCGCACCCTGTTTCAAGCTTTCTGTCGTAAGTCATTGATTTGGCTTGATAGTTATGAAGACTCAAAACGCGCCCTCGGCGCTTTTTCGGCCCAGGCCAGTGCCGGCCCTGGCTTCGATTACCGGGTCAAGGGCGAGCTGGCTTCGGCACCGCTGCTGGATTGTTTCGTCGCCGCTGCCGGGTTCATCGAGAACCTGGGGCTGGATGTGGGCGACGCCGTGGGCCGCATGAGTTTTGCCCAGGATGACCCGGACCGGTACTTCTTCGAGGCCCTGAGCCTGTTCTGGCGCGCCCTGGAAGACCATCTGCTGGACCAGTCGCCACCGATCATGACCTACAACCGCATGTTCGCCCTGTTCAGCGAGCGTTCGCCGGAGAACTTCAAACTGCTGGCCGACGCCTGCCTGAGGCCGATGTCGCACCTGATGATCGACGAGTTCCAGGATGTCTCACCGCAGATCGTCTCCTGGATCAAGGCCAGCCTCGGCGAGATCCGCCGTCGTGGCGCGACGCTGCATGTCGGGCGTGGTGCGCAGCATTCCTCGTTGTTGTGCGTGGGGGACGACTGGCAGTCGATCTATGGCTGGCGGGGTAGCTCGCCGCGCTACTTCATCGAGTTCAACAAGGAGTTTCCATCCCCGGGCGTCACCCGGGTGATGCTCAGCGAGAACTACCGCAGCCACCAGTACGTCATTGATGCGGCGGAGCACATCGTCCGCTCGGCCCCGACGATTGCCGGTAAGAAAGCCAAGGCCAGCGGCGAGGCCCGCGAGCCATGGCCGGTGCAAGTGCTGGATCGGGACGACGAGGGCTTGGCCCAGCGTTTGACGGAGCACTATCGACAGGGTGATTCAATCTTGATGTTGTTTCGAAAAACAAGTGATAAGTTGTTGATTGAAAACGAAATTTCACAAATAGTTAATGTTGACTCTAGCTTGCCACCAACGGCCAGGCGGCTCAAGCAGTTGACCTTTCACAGCGCCAAGGGCTTGCAGGCCGACGTGGTATTCCTGCTGGGCGATTGCCAGCACCTGAGTAGCTCCCCTTACAAGAACCAGGTGTATCGCATGGCCGGGCTGGGCAAGGACGGCGATGCCACGCCCTACGACAGCGCCCAGAAAGACGAGATCCTGCGCCTGGCCTATGTGGGCATCACTCGGGCGGTCAAGCACTGCTACTGGTATGTCGAGCGCCAGGACTCCAGTGCGGGCAATGCTCCGAGGGCGTCGGACCGGGTGCCGAAGGACAAGCCGTATTTCCAGGACCTGCGGCAACGGCCATGAAAAAGCCCGCCGGTTGGGCGGGCCTGGGTGAAGGGGTCAGGCCTTGAGGACCAGGGAGGGCGAGAAGGCCTCCAGCTCATCCTCCACCGCCTCGATTATTCGTTCGACATCCGCGGCGCTCATTACCGTTGCGCAGGGAATGCCGGCGATGGCGATCATGGTTTCGCCGCTGGCGCGGTCGAAGAGCCGGGCGATCATGCTGCCAGGCGCATCCATGCTGGCTTCGAAACCCATGGGATGAAAATGCCAGCGCATCAGCTGGCAGGCGTTGGGGAAGGTGACTTTGCTGGCCCAGGCTGTGTTCATCGATGGCCCACCTTGATTCATTGAGCGCTTCCTTGTGCTCGCGGTAGGAACGAGGGCTCGTCGCTGAGCCGCTCGGTTGAGGTTCTAAAAATAGCACCGGGTCATGGCCGCTTGCAGTTTTTTTGGCCACCGTCCGGCGGTTCGTTCATGAAAGTTTGATGCCAGCCCTGCAGGCATTGGATGACCGAGCGCGCGGCTTGTCCCGGTTATCAGGGTGGTGATTGCCGCCTGTCGGCAAGTTCGGCAAGCTGCACTTTTTCTTTTCGGGAAATCTATGGCTGGCGCTGACGACGGGCCCCTGCAAACCGAAATCACCGGCGACACGGTGATGCGCTACCACCTGTGCTGGAAGCTGCGCGATCTGGAAGGGGTGATGGCGCTGTATCACCCGCAGATCCAATACAACGATTTCTTCCAGAATCGCACGCTGGCCCTGGCTGACCTGCGCGAATACGTGCAGGCCAGCATGCCGCGGGCCCCGGATGAGACCCTGGAGCATTGCGATCGCATCCGCCTGGATGGCGACACGGCCTTCATCCAGTACCAGGTGACCCTGAGGGGTAGCCGGGGGCTGGTGTCGTTCCGGGCCAGCGAAGCGATCACCGTGCGTGACGGCCTGATCTGGCGGGTCAACGAATATGCGGCCCTGGTGCGCGAAGGGGCTTCGGCCCAGGCTACCGGCGGCCCGCGTCCGGCAACCAGCCGCCTGGGGTTGTCGCCGCGCCAGCTGGGGCGCATGGCCGACGACCTGGAGCAGTATTTCCAGCACCAGCAACCCTATCTGGACCCGGAGCTGGACCTGCAACGGGTGGCCGGCGAATCCGGCTACAGCCGCAACCAGATTTCCTACCTGCTCAACCAGGTGCTGGGCCAAAGCTTCTACCGCTATGTGAACCAGGCGCGCCTGCAACATGTGCTGGCGGCCCTGGAACAGGCCGTGCCGCCGGTGCGGGTCGATGAGCTGGCCTTCGCCGCGGGCTTCAATTCACTGTCGGCGTTCTACAACTGTTTTCGCCAGCACACCGGCCAGACCCCCAAGGCCTATGCCCGGAAAATTTCCTTGCGTGCACGGGCACAAGACAGCGCCTGAGGCCGGGCAATAGGATCGGCCATCGAAAGTTCGGTTGGCGGAGTGTTGGTATGCCTGCGTGGCGCAATATCAGTTTGTGGATGGACCAGCTCGACGAGCCGCTAACCCCCCGGCCAGCCCTGGAACGGGACCTGGACCTGGACGTGGCGATCATCGGCGCCGGCTACACCGGCCTGTGGACCGCCTATTACCTCAAGCGCCTGGATCCTGGGTTGAAGATCGCCGTGTTCGAGGCACAGATCGCCGGTTTCGGTGCCTCCGGGCGCAATGGCGGCTGGCTGATGGGCAACTTGCTGGGCGAGGACCGCCTGCTGGCGCCGCTGCCGCCCGAACAGCGCCGGGCCTCCTATGAACTGCTGCATGGCATACCCGATGAGGTGGCCAACGTCATCGAACGTGAAGGCATCGACTGCGACTACCGCAAGGGCGGCGTGTTGTATTGCGCGGCCCGTTATCCGGAGCAGCACGCCAGCCTGCGCCAGTACCTGGCGCATCTGCATGACCAGGGCCTTGGCGAGGCCGACTACCGTTGGCTGACCCCCGAGCAACTGGCTGGGCAACTGCGCGTGGCCAATGCCTATGGGGCGATCCAGGCTGCCCATTGCGCCACCATCCAGCCGGCCAAGCTGGTGCGCGGCCTGGCCCGGGCGGTGGAGCGCCTGGGGGTGGCGCTCTACGAGAACAGCCCGGTGACCCATTGGCAGTCCGGCAGCCTGCAGACTCCACGGGCGGCGGTGCGCAGCCGCTGGATAGTGCCGGCGGTGGAGGGCTATTCGGTGACCCTGGCCCCCCTGGGGCGCTACCAACTGCCGGTGCAGAGCCTGCTGGTGGCCACCGAGCCGCTGCCCCAGTCCACCTGGGACGAGATCGGCCTGAGCCAGGGCCAGGCCTTCAGCGAGGGCAGTCGCCAGGTCACCTACGGCCAGCGCACCCTGGACGACCGCCTGGTGTTCGGCGCCCGGGGTGGCTATCAGTTCGCTGGCAAGCTGCGCCACGACTTCAACCTGAGCCAGGACGAAGTGCAACTGCGCCGCTACCTGTTCGGCGAGCTGTTTCCACAACTCAAGAACGTGCGCATCACCCATGCCTGGGGCGGCAACCTGGGCATGTCGCGCCAGTTCCATCCGCACATGCTCTGCGACCGCCGCAAGGGCATCGCCCTGGCTGGCGGCTACGGTGGCGAGGGCGTAGGGGCCAGCAACCTGGGCGGCCGGACCCTGGCCGAGCTGATTCTGCAGCGCGACAGCCCGTTGGTACGCCAGCCCTGGGTCCTGCCCGAAGGCGGCCTGGACCGACTGCGGGCCTGGGAGCCCGAGCCCTGCCGCTGGCTGGGCTACAACGCGATCATTCAAAGCTTCGTTCACGAAGACCAGACCCTGGCCAATCCGGCCACGGCTCCCTGGCGGCGCAGGATGGCCAGCCGGATCGCCGGGTTCATGGAAGGCTTCATGCACTGACCCGGCTTCACCTGCCGGGCGCTGTGCGCTCGGCGCTTCCGCCTGAGGTAGCACCATGAGCATCACGCAATTGAAGAACACCGCCACGGCCATCCTCGAGCAATCGGCTCCGGTCGCCGTGCCCCTGGGCGAGCCGTTGGCCGTGACCTCGGTCACCGCCGTGGAGCGCAGCGACGGGGTCGAGACCGGCATCTGGGAGTGCACGCCAGGACGCTGGCGGCGACAGATCGTCGCCCAGGAGTTCTGCCACTTCATCCAGGGCCGCTGCACCTTCACCCCCGACAACGGCGCAACCGTGCACATCCAGGCCGGCGATGCCTTGATGTTGCCGGCCAACAGCACCGGGACCTGGGACATCCTCGAGACCGTGCGCAAGACCTACGTCCTGATCTTTTGATCGCCAATTGCCTGCCAATAACAAAACCAACCACAGGTATCGCTCCATGACCCGCAAGACTCGCGCTTTGCTGCTGAGCCCGTTGTGCCTGGCCGCCGCCCTGGCCCAGGCCGCCGATACGGTGAAGATCTACAACTGGTCCGACTACATTGCACCGGACACCAACCGCCAGTTCCAGAAGGCAACCGGGATCGGTTTCACCTACGACGTCTATGACAGCAACGAAACCCTGGACGGTAAGTTGATGACCGGAAAATCCGGTTACGACGTGGTCTTTCCTTCCAACCACTTCATGGCCCGGCAGATCCAGGGCGGGGCCCTGAAGAAGCTCGACAAGACCCAATTACCCAACTGGCAGAACCTCAACCCGGTGCTGCTCAAGGCCCTTGAAGTCAATGACCCGGGCAACCAGTACGGCTTCCCCTATCTGTGGGGCTCCACCGGCATCGGCTACAACGTGGCCAAGGTCAAGGAGGTGCTCGGGGACGATGCACCATTGGATTCCTGGGACCTGATCTTCAAGCCCGAGTACATGCAGAAGTTGCAGAAGTGCGGGGTGGCGATCCTGGATAACGGCCCGGAACTGATACCGGCAGCCCTGAACTACCTGGGGTTGGCGCACCACAGCAAGAATCCGGCGGACTATAAAAAAGCCGAAGCCTTGCTGATGAAGGTCCGGCCTTATGTGAGCTATTTCCATTCCTCGAAGTACACCAGCGACCTGGCCAACGGCAATATCTGCGTGGCAGTGGGCTTTTCCGGTGACATCCTGCAAGCCGAAAGCCGCGCCAAGGAGGCCGGCAACGGTATCCAGATCGGTTACTCGATTCCCCGGGAAGGCACGCCGCTGTGGTTCGACATGGTGGCCATGCCGGTGGATGCCCCGGATGAAAAGGCCGGCTACGCCTACATGGACTACCTGCTGCGTCCAGAGGTGATGGCCGATATCAGCAACTACGTGCATTACGCCAATGGCAACCAGCAAGCCGACAGCCGGGTGGATCCGGCGATCAAGGACGACCCCAAGATCTACCCGAGCCCGGCGATGATGGACAAGCTGTTCGCCTTGCAGGCCATGCCGCTGGATATCGACCGGCTCCGTACCCGTTTGTGGAACAAGATCCGCAGCGGCAACTGACAACCCAAGCCGCTAACAGGCCTTTGAAAAAACCTAGGCGAGGCAGCCAGCGCAAGGCAAAAACAGGCGAAAAAGCGCAGTTTACGCGTGCTAAATGAGCATTTGACCGGGCTGGCGCACCCGCTTGTTTTTAATACCGCGATGGCACCGCAGGTGGTTTTTCAACGTCCTGCTAGATCTGGGTGTTCTCTGGAAGCACGGCGCCGCCATCCACCACCAGGGTCTGTCCGGTGATGTAGCCGGCCTGCCGCGAGGCCAGGAAGGCCATGGCCCAGGCGATGTCCTGGGGCGCCCCCAGGCGCTTGAGCGGAATGTGCCTGGCCAGGGCACCGGCATCCCCCAGGTTGTCGGTGGCCTGGGTGGCGATCAACCCCGGCTCGACGCCATTGACCGTGATCCCGTATTCCGCCAGCTCCAGCGCCGCAGCACGGATGAACCCGTTGACCCCGGCCTTGGACGCCGCGTAGTGGGCCAGCCCAGGAATCGCCGTGCGCGGCCCGGTGACCGAGGAGGTCACGACGATCCGCGGGTCCTGGGCCCGG
It contains:
- a CDS encoding helix-turn-helix transcriptional regulator — translated: MAGADDGPLQTEITGDTVMRYHLCWKLRDLEGVMALYHPQIQYNDFFQNRTLALADLREYVQASMPRAPDETLEHCDRIRLDGDTAFIQYQVTLRGSRGLVSFRASEAITVRDGLIWRVNEYAALVREGASAQATGGPRPATSRLGLSPRQLGRMADDLEQYFQHQQPYLDPELDLQRVAGESGYSRNQISYLLNQVLGQSFYRYVNQARLQHVLAALEQAVPPVRVDELAFAAGFNSLSAFYNCFRQHTGQTPKAYARKISLRARAQDSA
- a CDS encoding LysR family transcriptional regulator; protein product: MNRNDLRRVDLNLLIVFETLMHERSVTRAAEKLFLGQPAISAALSRLRNLFDDPLFVRTGRSMEPTARAVEIFALLSPALDSISTAVSRAAEFDPATSTAVFRIGLSDDVEFALLPMLLKRLRAEAPGIVLVVRRTNYLLMPSLLASGEISIGVSYTTDLPANAKRKVLRRSMPKLLRADTMPGPLSLDDFCARPHALVSFAGDLSGFIDEELEKLGRKRHVVLAVPQFNGLSTLLAGTDILATVPDYTADALTAAGGVRAEDPPLPVRSFEMHMTWRGSQDNDPGERWLRSRIQMFFGDPDSL
- the pgm gene encoding phosphoglucomutase (alpha-D-glucose-1,6-bisphosphate-dependent): MTLSPFAGKPAPTQLLVDIPRLVTAYYTGQPDASVPTQRVAFGTSGHRGSSFDLSFNEWHVLAISQAICLYREAQGIDGPLFLGIDTHALSTPAGASALEVLAANGVTVMIAEGDEYTPTPAVSHAILCYNRGRTSGLADGIVITPSHNPPQSGGFKYNPTNGGPADTHITKWIEAKANELLAARLAGVKRISFEQALKADTTHRHDYVNTYVADLINVIDLDAIRNAKLRLGVDPLGGAGVRYWSAIAEHYKLDLDVVNREVDATFRFMSVDWDGQIRMDPSSSHAMQGLIGLKERFDVAFACDPDHDRHGIVTPSGGLLAPNNYLAVSIDYLFQNRPQWRADAAVGKTVVSSGLIDRVAARLGRRLYEVPVGFKWFADGLFDGSLGFGGEESAGASFLRRDGGVWCTDKDGLIPALLAAEMTARTGRDPSQAYRALCDELGEPFSVRVDAKANPQQKALLSKLSPQQVTSTELAGEPIQQILSHAPGNDQAIGGLKVMTENGWFAARPSGTEDIYKIYAESFIGDDHLKQLVQQAQALVDGAISGN
- a CDS encoding UvrD-helicase domain-containing protein, with protein sequence MSQHTPDLPPELMPLAQMPLLKRLAARFFGHGLSRLRAQHRASWLHGQADGFRSGHTAGVEYGYREGRLEGLEEGRQVLLIRDSRNTEHRPPGVDDRLFDDWRLPLGAELKKRFKADVARLLAPEAQPSAAQWKMIFSDTPATAVIAGAGAGKSTSLVLRLLLLHHYLGFELDSMTVVTFTRESRKDFIAKLIQVFALWGRQLDARQARDLVRTFHSRILPMVRSLPGFERLQAFENLNERQPGLDAEVDSNPFDLRINDAQRKHLNACYQGLYNSDERFRLALKPLLRHALQLKELERDHPDVQKRMAVTELAAKRDEELCDAVEDLWFRAGAWPIKGIEPKRQRFEINGASFHCHGYCAELDAWVVLGFDPRENPQITRPGAKLSVRAEWAVKRTLFQAFCRKSLIWLDSYEDSKRALGAFSAQASAGPGFDYRVKGELASAPLLDCFVAAAGFIENLGLDVGDAVGRMSFAQDDPDRYFFEALSLFWRALEDHLLDQSPPIMTYNRMFALFSERSPENFKLLADACLRPMSHLMIDEFQDVSPQIVSWIKASLGEIRRRGATLHVGRGAQHSSLLCVGDDWQSIYGWRGSSPRYFIEFNKEFPSPGVTRVMLSENYRSHQYVIDAAEHIVRSAPTIAGKKAKASGEAREPWPVQVLDRDDEGLAQRLTEHYRQGDSILMLFRKTSDKLLIENEISQIVNVDSSLPPTARRLKQLTFHSAKGLQADVVFLLGDCQHLSSSPYKNQVYRMAGLGKDGDATPYDSAQKDEILRLAYVGITRAVKHCYWYVERQDSSAGNAPRASDRVPKDKPYFQDLRQRP
- a CDS encoding zinc-dependent alcohol dehydrogenase family protein; this encodes MSRAIRFHKFGPAEVLKCEEHAASLPAPGEVQVRVEAIGISWYDVLWRQNLASSHARLPSGLGHEMAGVVTAVGEGVEDLAVGDKVASFPAESPNDYPVYGEQIVLPRSALTRYPEVLSPIEAAVHYTPLLIAYFAYADLARVKPGQFALVTDASHCAGPSFVQLGKALGVRVIAVTKTAEEREYLLSLGAEKVIVTEEQDLLMQVNKLTDSRGVDVVFDGLGGPQMSMLGDVLAPRGSLVLYGLQGGNQTPFPACAAFQKNIQFFVHCIGNFTGKPELGITQDQAALQRALRDINQLTTDRVLVPLKTRVFPFSEFVQAHRYMDECPCRERVALQVEPA
- a CDS encoding pirin family protein, whose product is MLELRPFSSLGGANHGWLDAHHHFSFAEYYDPERMHWGNLRVWNDDVIAPGTGFPQHPHRDMEIITYVREGAISHQDNLGNKGRTEAGDVQVMSAGTGIAHSEYNLEDTPTKIFQIWIIPNQAGSAPSWGAKPFPKGQREGFVTLASGKDGDVESLRIRADARLVAANLKAGESAEYRLDAGRRAYLVPATGIIEINGLRAEARDGVAVQDEQVLRVTAVQDSEIVLVDLA
- a CDS encoding DUF1652 domain-containing protein, yielding MNTAWASKVTFPNACQLMRWHFHPMGFEASMDAPGSMIARLFDRASGETMIAIAGIPCATVMSAADVERIIEAVEDELEAFSPSLVLKA
- a CDS encoding NAD(P)/FAD-dependent oxidoreductase — its product is MPAWRNISLWMDQLDEPLTPRPALERDLDLDVAIIGAGYTGLWTAYYLKRLDPGLKIAVFEAQIAGFGASGRNGGWLMGNLLGEDRLLAPLPPEQRRASYELLHGIPDEVANVIEREGIDCDYRKGGVLYCAARYPEQHASLRQYLAHLHDQGLGEADYRWLTPEQLAGQLRVANAYGAIQAAHCATIQPAKLVRGLARAVERLGVALYENSPVTHWQSGSLQTPRAAVRSRWIVPAVEGYSVTLAPLGRYQLPVQSLLVATEPLPQSTWDEIGLSQGQAFSEGSRQVTYGQRTLDDRLVFGARGGYQFAGKLRHDFNLSQDEVQLRRYLFGELFPQLKNVRITHAWGGNLGMSRQFHPHMLCDRRKGIALAGGYGGEGVGASNLGGRTLAELILQRDSPLVRQPWVLPEGGLDRLRAWEPEPCRWLGYNAIIQSFVHEDQTLANPATAPWRRRMASRIAGFMEGFMH